One window from the genome of Cucumis melo cultivar AY chromosome 10, USDA_Cmelo_AY_1.0, whole genome shotgun sequence encodes:
- the LOC103488846 gene encoding nifU-like protein 2, chloroplastic, whose translation MHAVVWNLNTSPYTRAPQTLESPSCSRNFKVSRFFFRHVSPWRKSCRSLRIRLPSSSRTRLIRAVATPNSALELPLTAENVESVLDEVRPYLIADGGNVALHEIDGNIVRLKLQGACGSCPSSVTTMKMGIERRLMEKIPEIVAVEPIADVETGLELNEENIEKVLEEIRPYLVGAAGGSLELVGIEEPIVKVRITGPAAGVMTVRVAVTQKLREKIPAIAAVQLLS comes from the exons ATGCACGCTGTGGTGTGGAATTTGAATACTTCCCCTTACACTAGAGCTCCCCAAACCCTAGAATCTCCTTCTTGTTCTCGTAATTTCAAG GTCTCGAGGTTTTTCTTTCGTCATGTTTCACCTTGGCGGAAATCGTGTCGTTCCCTTCGAATTCGATTGCCGTCTAGCTCACGCACGCGAC TTATAAGAGCTGTTGCAACTCCTAATTCGGCATTGGAATTGCCACTGACTGCGGAAAATGTTGAGAGTGTGTTGGACGAAGTTCGACCATATCTTATTGCAGATGGTGGAAATGTGGCATTACATGAAATCGACGGAAACATTGTGCGGTTGAAGCTACAAGGAGCTTGCGGGTCATGTCCTAGTTCTGTTACGACCATGAAGATGGGAATTGAACGCCGTTTGATGGAAAAGATCCCTGAAATTGTTGCTGTGGAACCAATAGCGGATGTAGAAACTGGATTGGAGCTCAACGAAGAGAATATAGAGAAG GTACTTGAAGAGATAAGACCTTACCTTGTTGGGGCAGCGGGAGGATCTCTTGAACTTGTGGGTATTGAGGAGCCAATAGTTAAAGTTCGGATTACGGGGCCAGCCGCTGGGGTCATGACAGTTCGTGTGGCTGTTACGCAGAAATTGCGAGAGAAGATACCAGCTATAGCGGCGGTTCAACTTTTGTCATAG
- the LOC103488845 gene encoding WEB family protein At1g75720, whose protein sequence is MEDPEIPSQSSASTVDTSRPFRSVKEAVAVFGERLLVGDAYSSSPKPSTDAPLPEIGTWEAMPSSTTTIKEEKEHVLDSLKKLEAELEETKEELRLLKEREEDTEVALASLNAELHKNMSKLAEAEAEAAAAAKAAATRRIATGCERGRIEEEMKRSELKMRRMEETESPTLAQILSFGDKIGYFGGKKEKKKIKKKPIIPLVGDLLLILRKKGSSESDLRSSFNSFN, encoded by the coding sequence ATGGAAGACCCTGAAATACCTAGCCAAAGTTCTGCCTCCACGGTCGACACCTCGCGTCCCTTCCGCTCCGTGAAAGAAGCTGTTGCCGTGTTTGGCGAACGCCTTCTAGTTGGAGACGCATACTCATCATCTCCAAAACCATCCACCGACGCCCCATTGCCTGAAATAGGCACATGGGAGGCAATGCCAAGCTCTACAACAACaataaaagaagagaaagaacaTGTTTTGGATAGCTTGAAGAAACTCGAGGCAGAGCTGGAAGAGACCAAGGAAGAGTTGAGATTGCTAAAGGAAAGGGAAGAAGATACAGAAGTGGCATTGGCATCACTGAATGCAGAGCTACATAAGAACATGTCAAAGTTAGCCGAGGCCGAGGCCGAGGCCGCTGCTGCGGCAAAAGCTGCAGCGACGAGAAGAATTGCAACGGGATGCGAGAGGGGAAGGatagaagaagaaatgaagagGTCGGAATTGAAGATGAGGAGAATGGAGGAGACAGAGTCACCTACATTGGCTCAGATATTGAGCTTTGGAGACAAAATAGGGTATTTTGGagggaagaaggagaagaaaaagataaagaaaaaaccAATTATTCCTCTGGTGGGAGATTTGTTGTTAATATTAAGGAAAAAAGGGTCTTCTGAGAGTGATCTTCGTTCATCTTTCAATTCCTTCAATTAG
- the LOC103488850 gene encoding ATP phosphoribosyltransferase 2, chloroplastic-like → MWAFTANFQPSLNSPIPLISISSRSSHSRVCPKPTLICSSLQSQVETLNGTTDGRISERNEIRFGLPSKGRMATDTLELLKDCQLSVKQVNPRQYVANIPQLSGLEVWFQRPKDIVRKLLSGDLDLGIVGLDTVSEYGQGSEDLIIVHEALEYGDCRLSLAIPKYGIFENVNSIQDLAQMPQWTESKPLRVATGFTYLGPKFLRENGLKHVSFSTADGALEAAPAMGIADAILDLVSSGTTLRENNLKEIEGGVVLESQAVLLASRKSLVQRKGALDTTHEILERLEAHLTAVGQFTVTANMRGSSAQEVAERVLSQPSLSGMQGPTISPVFCKRDGKVVADYYAIVICVPKKSLYKSVQQLRAIGGSGVLISPLTYIFDEETPRWNQLLKELGL, encoded by the exons ATGTGGGCGTTCACAGCAAATTTTCAGCCGTCTCTGAATTCCCCCATTCCTTTAATTTCCATAAGCTCACGTTCTTCGCATTCTCGTGTTTGTCCAAAGCCAACACTCATTTGCTCTTCCTTACAGTCTCAGGTTGAGACTCTTAATGGAACCACAGATGGGAGGATCTCTGAGAGAAACGAAATTCGATTTGGGTTGCCTAGTAAAGGTCGGATGGCGACTGACACCCTAGAACTTCTCAAG GATTGTCAATTATCAGTAAAACAAGTCAATCCGCGGCAGTATGTTGCAAATATCCCACAA CTTTCGGGGTTGGAAGTCTGGTTCCAAAGGCCTAAAGACATCGTTCGAAAATTATTATCTGGAGACTTGGACCTCGGTATCGTGGGTCTCGATACAGTGAGCGAATATGGACAA GGTAGTGAAGATCTTATTATTGTTCACGAGGCCCTTGAATATGGGGATTGCCGATTATCACTTGCT ATACCCAAATACGGCATTTTCGAGAATGTAAATTCAATCCAGGATCTAGCTCAGATGCCCCAGTGGACCGAGTCGAAGCCTCTTCGAGTTGCTACTGGCTTTACTTAT CTTGGCCCCAAATTTCTTAGAGAAAATGGGTTGAAACATGTGAGTTTTTCAACGGCCGATGGAGCATTAGAGGCTGCCCCTGCG ATGGGGATAGCTGATGCTATTTTAGACCTTGTAAGTAGCGGGACTACTCTGAGAGAGAACAACTTGAAAGAAATTGAAGGTGGAGTGGTTTTGGAAAGCCAG GCTGTTCTCCTTGCCAGCCGAAAGTCCTTGGTTCAAAGGAAAGGTGCTTTAGACACAACCCATGAGATTCTTGAAAGACTGGAAGCACATCTGACGGCTGTTGGTCAGTTCACG GTGACTGCTAATATGAGAGGAAGTAGCGCACAAGAAGTTGCCGAGCGTGTTTTAAGTCAACCATCATTGTCTGGGATGCAG GGCCCTACTATAAGTCCAGTTTTCTGCAAACGTGACGGGAAGGTAGTAGCTGATTACTATGCCATTGTCATATGTGTCCCTAAAAAATCCCTCTACAAGTCGGTTCAGCAACTGAGAGCA ATTGGAGGGAGTGGGGTTCTAATATCTCCGCTGACATACATTTTTGACGAAGAGACTCCGAGATGGAATCAACTTCTCAAAGAACTCGGGCTTTAA